One region of Actinopolymorpha sp. NPDC004070 genomic DNA includes:
- a CDS encoding sugar kinase, giving the protein MTLGETMALVAATTTGSFAVGAPARISFGGAETNVAIGLSRLGHNATWIGRLGADPLGHLVRDALRGEGVDVSRVRTDTEVPTGLMLREHRTADRVRVSYYRRGLAGSRLTPGDVDTGLVAAARVLHVSGITPALSESARAAVHTAVDAARAAGVPVSFDFNYRAALWSVTEAGAAFRELVAAADIVFAGDEEAAMVVPAGSVEEVAKELAALGPAQVVLKRGAAGAYAVVDGESFTEPALAVSLIDPVGAGDAFVAGYLSATLDGLDPAQRLRRGNVCGAFAVSVAGDWEGLPRRSELATMDATENVAR; this is encoded by the coding sequence GTGACACTCGGCGAGACGATGGCGCTGGTCGCCGCCACCACCACCGGTTCGTTCGCGGTCGGCGCCCCGGCCCGGATCTCCTTCGGCGGCGCGGAGACCAACGTCGCCATCGGCCTGAGCCGGCTGGGCCACAACGCCACCTGGATCGGCCGGCTGGGCGCCGACCCGCTCGGCCACCTCGTCAGGGACGCCCTGCGCGGTGAGGGTGTGGACGTCTCCCGCGTGCGGACCGACACCGAGGTGCCCACCGGGCTGATGCTGCGCGAGCACCGCACCGCCGACCGGGTACGCGTGAGCTACTACCGCCGCGGCCTGGCGGGTTCCCGGCTGACCCCCGGCGACGTCGACACCGGCCTGGTGGCCGCGGCCCGGGTCCTGCACGTCTCCGGTATCACCCCGGCACTGTCGGAGTCCGCTCGCGCCGCCGTGCACACCGCGGTCGACGCGGCCCGGGCGGCCGGCGTACCCGTGTCGTTCGACTTCAACTACCGCGCCGCGCTGTGGTCGGTGACCGAGGCCGGTGCCGCGTTCCGCGAGCTCGTGGCCGCCGCGGACATCGTGTTCGCCGGTGACGAGGAGGCGGCCATGGTGGTGCCCGCCGGCTCGGTCGAGGAGGTGGCCAAGGAGCTGGCCGCGCTCGGGCCGGCGCAGGTCGTGCTCAAGCGCGGTGCCGCCGGTGCGTACGCCGTGGTGGACGGGGAGAGCTTCACCGAGCCGGCGCTCGCGGTCAGCCTGATCGACCCGGTCGGCGCGGGCGACGCGTTCGTCGCGGGCTACCTGTCCGCGACGCTGGACGGGCTGGATCCGGCGCAGCGGCTGCGGCGGGGCAACGTCTGCGGAGCCTTCGCGGTGTCGGTCGCCGGTGACTGGGAGGGCCTGCCGCGCCGGTCCGAACTCGCCACCATGGACGCCACCGAGAACGTCGCCCGCTGA
- a CDS encoding bifunctional 4-hydroxy-2-oxoglutarate aldolase/2-dehydro-3-deoxy-phosphogluconate aldolase translates to MSLQQAMEICPAVAILRSASAARYAEVTDVLVEAGIRAVEFTFTAPDVADAIRSYAARKPADVALGAGTVITPAQAREAVDAGATYLISPAVCLDVIEEANRLGVPVLPGAATPTEILTAWRAGAAMVKVFPASALGGPAYLKAIRGPLPDVPLVPTGGVDVDNAGSYLRAGAVAVGVGSPLVADACEPGADLDALSGRARTLVASVGGTRDATPAGRA, encoded by the coding sequence GTGAGCTTGCAGCAGGCGATGGAGATCTGCCCGGCGGTGGCGATTCTGCGGTCGGCGTCGGCCGCGCGCTACGCCGAGGTCACCGACGTCCTTGTGGAGGCGGGAATCCGGGCGGTGGAGTTCACGTTCACCGCACCCGACGTCGCCGACGCCATCCGTTCCTACGCCGCGCGCAAGCCCGCCGACGTCGCGCTCGGGGCCGGCACGGTCATCACTCCCGCACAGGCCCGCGAGGCGGTGGACGCGGGCGCGACCTACCTCATCTCACCGGCGGTCTGCCTCGACGTCATCGAGGAGGCCAACCGCCTCGGCGTACCCGTCCTGCCCGGTGCGGCCACCCCGACCGAGATCCTCACCGCGTGGCGGGCGGGTGCCGCGATGGTGAAGGTGTTCCCGGCGTCGGCGCTCGGCGGGCCGGCGTACCTCAAGGCGATCCGAGGCCCGCTGCCCGACGTCCCGCTCGTTCCCACCGGCGGCGTGGACGTCGACAACGCGGGCTCCTACCTGCGGGCCGGCGCGGTCGCGGTGGGCGTGGGCAGTCCGCTGGTGGCCGACGCCTGCGAACCCGGTGCGGACCTCGACGCCCTTTCGGGGCGCGCACGCACGCTGGTGGCGAGCGTGGGCGGCACCCGCGACGCGACCCCGGCAGGCCGCGCATGA
- a CDS encoding Nramp family divalent metal transporter — MTEARSTGGEPDSSSALSTRHLPGARVRDLPAPPTQTWRVIGPGLVGAGVGLASGEFILWPYISSQIGLVFLWGAVLGVVTQWFLNMEIERYTLATGETALTGFSRMWKHWGLVFAVMTYFANLWPGWATSSATMVTYIVGGNVTAIAIGILVVCGLVLTLAPVVYTALERVIVVKLAAITILIVGAIIFAFTADTWRGLGSAVTHFGRFPDLDFALMLGAIAYAGAGGGQNLCQSNWIRDKRFGMGAYAPQLVSTVTGKDAGAPSAYTFEPNESNLTRWRGWWRFANIEQAATFVLITCFTIGFMSMLAFSTVFGRSGLSQDIGFLQVEGAALQDRIGPWFGYFFWVIGAYSLFAAAMGIIDYTSRLAADLLATVYLRRRGVSESRVYFWLVWGLVAFGCVVLLAGLNQPLVLLVISSCVSGVMMAIYGVLLIVMNKRSLPVAISIRRFRTIIIALAVAFYGTLGLITIVQQAQKLFD; from the coding sequence ATGACCGAGGCCCGTTCGACCGGTGGTGAGCCCGACTCCTCGTCTGCGCTGTCCACCAGGCACCTTCCCGGCGCACGGGTGCGAGACCTGCCCGCGCCGCCCACGCAGACCTGGCGCGTCATCGGACCCGGGCTCGTCGGCGCCGGGGTCGGCCTGGCCTCGGGCGAGTTCATCCTGTGGCCCTACATCTCCTCCCAGATCGGGCTGGTCTTCTTGTGGGGGGCCGTGCTGGGTGTCGTCACCCAGTGGTTCCTCAACATGGAGATCGAGCGCTACACCCTGGCCACCGGGGAGACCGCACTGACGGGCTTCAGCCGGATGTGGAAACACTGGGGCCTGGTCTTCGCGGTGATGACCTACTTCGCCAACCTCTGGCCGGGTTGGGCGACGAGTTCGGCCACCATGGTGACGTACATCGTGGGTGGCAACGTCACCGCGATCGCCATCGGCATCCTCGTGGTGTGCGGCCTGGTGCTCACCCTCGCACCGGTGGTCTACACCGCGCTCGAACGCGTCATCGTGGTGAAGCTGGCGGCGATCACGATCCTGATCGTGGGCGCCATCATCTTCGCGTTCACCGCGGACACCTGGCGCGGGCTCGGCTCGGCGGTGACCCACTTCGGGCGGTTCCCCGACCTGGACTTCGCGCTGATGCTCGGCGCGATCGCCTACGCCGGAGCCGGCGGCGGGCAGAACCTCTGCCAGAGCAACTGGATCCGCGACAAGCGGTTCGGCATGGGTGCCTACGCGCCCCAGTTGGTGAGCACGGTCACCGGCAAGGACGCAGGCGCCCCGTCCGCGTACACGTTCGAGCCGAACGAGTCCAACCTCACCCGCTGGCGCGGCTGGTGGCGGTTCGCCAACATCGAGCAGGCGGCGACGTTCGTCCTCATCACCTGCTTCACCATCGGCTTCATGTCGATGCTGGCGTTCTCGACGGTGTTCGGCCGTTCGGGACTCAGCCAGGACATCGGTTTCCTGCAGGTCGAGGGCGCCGCGCTGCAGGACCGGATCGGCCCGTGGTTCGGTTACTTCTTCTGGGTCATCGGCGCCTACTCGTTGTTCGCGGCGGCGATGGGCATCATCGACTACACCAGCCGACTGGCCGCCGACCTGCTGGCCACGGTCTACCTCCGCCGCCGAGGCGTCTCGGAGAGCCGGGTCTACTTCTGGCTGGTGTGGGGTCTGGTCGCGTTCGGCTGCGTCGTCTTGCTGGCAGGCCTGAACCAACCGCTGGTTCTGCTGGTCATCTCCTCCTGCGTGAGCGGCGTGATGATGGCCATCTACGGCGTACTGCTCATCGTGATGAACAAAAGATCACTACCGGTTGCCATCTCGATCCGAAGGTTTCGTACGATCATCATTGCTCTGGCTGTCGCGTTCTACGGCACGCTCGGCCTGATCACGATCGTCCAGCAGGCGCAGAAGTTGTTCGACTGA
- a CDS encoding FCD domain-containing protein → MSPHTRDSLSAHLLDEILAGRIASGTKLPPERELARRFGLSRPIVREVLRGLAERGFVDILPSRGTYVREAQASDGARSLDTSFRRRNTTVRELTEARSMLETRAAALAAAHATEVEVAAMRRCLDDLKITTYVLEQARLDLAFHALVMHASHNTVLESMYASITTLTFELMLRSLSDRQVRQAGTPDHEPIWSAIRDHDAAAAAEAMRVHLEAAQELSGTDLDRGVDQVAQRELQRMLGPAASLEGLLEEVARRQAAFIRAPLTPPAPSAPSTRPE, encoded by the coding sequence GTGAGCCCGCATACTCGCGACAGCCTGTCCGCACATCTGCTCGACGAGATACTCGCCGGGCGGATCGCATCCGGCACCAAGTTGCCACCCGAACGCGAACTCGCCCGGAGATTCGGCCTGTCCCGCCCGATCGTGCGGGAGGTGCTGCGCGGACTCGCCGAACGCGGGTTCGTGGACATCCTGCCGTCCCGGGGCACCTACGTCCGTGAGGCGCAGGCCAGCGACGGCGCACGGTCGCTGGACACGTCCTTCCGCCGGCGCAACACCACCGTGCGCGAGCTCACCGAGGCCCGCTCGATGCTGGAGACCCGGGCCGCCGCGCTTGCCGCGGCCCACGCGACCGAGGTCGAGGTGGCGGCGATGCGCCGGTGCCTGGACGACCTGAAGATCACGACGTACGTCCTGGAACAGGCTCGGCTCGACCTCGCCTTCCACGCGCTGGTGATGCATGCGAGCCACAACACCGTGCTGGAGTCGATGTACGCGTCGATCACCACGCTGACGTTCGAGCTGATGCTGCGTAGCCTGTCCGACCGGCAGGTACGCCAGGCCGGGACGCCCGACCACGAGCCGATCTGGTCGGCGATCCGCGACCACGACGCGGCCGCGGCCGCCGAGGCGATGCGGGTGCACCTGGAGGCGGCGCAGGAGTTGTCCGGCACCGACCTCGACCGCGGTGTCGACCAGGTGGCCCAGCGGGAACTGCAGCGGATGCTCGGCCCGGCCGCCTCGCTGGAAGGGTTGCTGGAGGAGGTCGCGCGGCGGCAGGCGGCGTTCATCCGAGCACCATTGACACCACCAGCACCATCAGCACCGTCGACTCGTCCGGAGTGA
- the fabG gene encoding 3-oxoacyl-ACP reductase FabG codes for MKLDLSGRSALVTGGATGIGRGVALALAEAGADVAVTYRSHDGAAVAKEIAALGRRSAAYELDASDSGQVDAVVDATAGEFGGKLDILVNNAGGMIGRQPVADMSDEHWHTVIDVNLFSAFACSRAALRHLPDGGRIVNISSLAGRNGGGPGAAAYGAAKAGMHGLTRGLAKEVGPRGITVNAVAPGLILDTPFHEAFTPREQQQATIDSTPLRRAGFPDDVAGAVLYLVSDLGAFCTGAVIDLNGGTYFS; via the coding sequence ATGAAGCTCGACCTGTCCGGCCGATCGGCACTCGTCACAGGTGGCGCCACTGGCATCGGGCGCGGCGTCGCTCTCGCCCTGGCCGAGGCCGGCGCCGACGTCGCGGTGACCTACCGCAGCCACGACGGCGCGGCCGTGGCGAAGGAGATCGCCGCACTGGGCCGCCGGTCCGCGGCGTACGAACTCGACGCGTCCGACAGCGGGCAGGTCGACGCGGTGGTGGACGCCACGGCGGGGGAGTTCGGCGGGAAGCTGGACATCCTGGTGAACAACGCCGGCGGGATGATCGGCCGGCAACCGGTCGCGGACATGTCCGACGAGCACTGGCACACGGTGATCGACGTCAACCTGTTCAGCGCGTTCGCCTGCAGCCGGGCGGCGTTGCGGCACCTGCCCGACGGCGGCCGGATCGTCAACATCTCCTCCCTCGCCGGCCGCAACGGCGGCGGCCCGGGTGCCGCCGCCTACGGTGCCGCCAAGGCCGGCATGCACGGCCTCACCCGCGGGCTTGCCAAGGAGGTCGGGCCGCGCGGCATCACCGTCAACGCGGTGGCGCCGGGCCTGATCCTGGACACGCCGTTCCACGAGGCGTTCACCCCGCGGGAGCAGCAGCAGGCGACGATCGACTCCACGCCGCTACGCCGTGCGGGCTTCCCCGACGACGTGGCCGGCGCGGTGCTCTACCTCGTCTCCGACCTCGGCGCGTTCTGCACCGGAGCCGTCATCGACCTCAACGGCGGAACGTACTTCAGCTAG
- a CDS encoding hydroxyacid dehydrogenase yields the protein MSTDARAVVAVLLTEQTRAMVLTPAAERRLTGAARVRWAEGPPGEWDLAGLLDGAVACLTGWGTPPLTEQVLAKSPDLRLVAHTAGSIRSLVPQDAVGARLTVCQSAGLIADSVAELVILQILSALRDLPALDAGLRTGQEWGALRERYPGRLLGARTVGVVGASRTGRAVIALLRAFGARVLVADPLLTAAEAEELGVTPVELPDLLRDSDVVTLHAPLLPQTQGLLGARELSLLADGALLVNAARGGLVDEAALAAELRSGRIRAALDVFPTEPLAPDSPWRQIPNAILSPHTAGHTVDSHARQGQAMVEDVVAFLRGEPLRYAVAADSVGVLA from the coding sequence ATGTCGACCGACGCACGTGCGGTGGTGGCGGTCCTGCTGACCGAGCAGACCCGCGCGATGGTGCTGACGCCCGCGGCCGAACGCCGGCTCACCGGCGCGGCGCGGGTGCGGTGGGCCGAAGGACCGCCGGGGGAGTGGGACCTGGCCGGGCTGCTGGACGGCGCGGTCGCCTGCCTCACCGGGTGGGGTACGCCACCGCTCACCGAGCAGGTGCTGGCGAAGTCGCCCGACCTTCGGCTGGTGGCGCACACCGCGGGCAGCATCCGGTCGCTGGTCCCGCAGGACGCGGTGGGCGCCCGGCTGACGGTGTGCCAGTCGGCCGGGCTGATCGCCGACTCGGTGGCCGAGCTGGTCATCCTGCAGATCCTGTCGGCGTTGCGTGACCTGCCGGCGCTCGACGCGGGCCTGCGTACCGGTCAGGAGTGGGGCGCGCTGCGCGAGCGGTACCCCGGCCGGCTGCTCGGTGCACGGACCGTCGGTGTGGTGGGTGCCAGCCGGACCGGCCGGGCGGTGATCGCCCTGCTGCGGGCGTTCGGCGCACGGGTGCTCGTCGCCGACCCGTTGCTCACCGCGGCGGAGGCGGAAGAACTCGGCGTGACACCGGTGGAGCTGCCCGACCTGTTGCGCGACAGCGACGTGGTGACCCTGCACGCGCCGCTGCTGCCGCAGACGCAGGGGCTGCTCGGCGCCCGGGAGCTGTCGCTGCTCGCCGACGGCGCGCTGCTCGTCAACGCCGCGCGGGGTGGCCTGGTCGACGAGGCCGCCCTGGCCGCGGAGCTCCGGTCCGGCCGGATCCGGGCCGCGCTCGACGTGTTCCCCACCGAACCACTGGCGCCCGACAGCCCCTGGCGGCAGATTCCGAACGCCATCCTGTCCCCGCACACCGCGGGCCACACCGTCGACTCCCACGCCCGGCAGGGGCAGGCGATGGTGGAGGACGTCGTGGCGTTCCTGCGCGGTGAACCGCTGCGGTACGCCGTCGCGGCCGACTCCGTGGGCGTGCTCGCCTAG
- a CDS encoding SDR family NAD(P)-dependent oxidoreductase translates to MNDGGLFGRRVLVAGASSGMGRATALAAAGAGARLVLFARRADALTKLAEEIGAAGGQALVVAGDATDADAVGRAVDVAVREYGGLDALVNSVGTNVRERSLTDLSPAGWRELLSTNLDAAYVLTQAVLPTFRAQGDGLLVHISSSAAKRPDASGVGYQASKAGVAALAHATMEEERANGIRVSVLFPGFTDTPLVERRPVAPTPEQLAAALRPDDVARMCLAVMALPSRAYVPELLLYPSQP, encoded by the coding sequence GTGAACGACGGTGGCCTGTTCGGCAGGCGGGTGCTGGTGGCCGGCGCGAGCAGCGGCATGGGCCGGGCCACCGCGCTCGCCGCTGCCGGCGCGGGCGCTCGCCTGGTGCTGTTCGCCCGACGGGCCGACGCTCTCACCAAGCTGGCCGAGGAGATCGGCGCCGCCGGGGGCCAGGCACTGGTCGTCGCCGGTGACGCCACCGACGCCGACGCTGTCGGCCGTGCCGTCGACGTGGCGGTACGCGAGTACGGCGGTCTCGACGCACTCGTCAACAGCGTGGGCACCAACGTCCGCGAGCGATCCCTGACCGACCTCAGCCCCGCCGGGTGGCGGGAGCTGCTGTCGACCAACCTGGACGCGGCGTACGTCCTCACCCAGGCGGTGCTGCCGACGTTCCGCGCACAGGGCGACGGCCTGCTCGTGCACATCTCCTCCTCCGCGGCGAAGCGCCCGGACGCGTCCGGTGTCGGCTACCAGGCCAGCAAGGCCGGCGTGGCAGCGCTCGCGCACGCCACGATGGAGGAGGAGCGGGCGAACGGCATCCGGGTCAGCGTGTTGTTCCCGGGTTTCACCGACACCCCGTTGGTCGAACGCCGGCCGGTGGCGCCGACCCCCGAACAGCTGGCCGCCGCACTGCGACCGGACGACGTCGCCCGGATGTGTCTCGCGGTGATGGCGTTGCCCAGCAGGGCCTACGTACCGGAGTTGTTGCTCTACCCCAGCCAGCCCTGA
- a CDS encoding aldehyde dehydrogenase (NADP(+)), with the protein MTAPTTAPSPTTPAELESILAAATAAAGPLGALRPAERARLLRAVADALDAAADELVPLAIEESHLAEARLRGELTRTTFQLRLFGEVLEEGSYLEAIVDQSDPDWGMGPRPDLRRMLVPLGPVLVYAASNFPFAFSVAGGDTASGLAAGNPIIVKAHSGHPRLSQRTGEIVRGALAEAGAPDGTFDVIFSFERGVEALKDPRIKAGSFTGSIPGGRALFDIASQRPDPIPFYGELGSLNPVFVTPAAVKARGDEIASGFVGSATLGAGQFCTKPGLLFVPAGHGLDDAIVAAAGDVPPASLLNKRIAEGYGEGLPKIVGTPGVTPLVEASGVDGLVAGPTLVKTTVPVLLDNADTLLEECFGPFSLVVEYDGQDELRRAAEAFGGNLTATIHGEETDAADLGWLMDLLRDRAGRILWGGWPTGVSVTYAMQHGGPWPATTASLHTSVGTTAIRRFLRPVSYQTMPEELLPEALRDRNVLGIPRRVNGTLTKDDVSA; encoded by the coding sequence ATGACCGCACCCACGACCGCTCCGAGCCCCACCACGCCTGCGGAACTGGAGTCGATCCTCGCCGCCGCCACCGCCGCCGCGGGTCCGCTAGGCGCGCTGCGACCGGCCGAACGCGCCCGGCTGCTGCGGGCCGTGGCCGACGCGCTCGACGCCGCCGCGGACGAGCTCGTCCCCCTGGCGATCGAGGAGTCCCACCTGGCCGAGGCCCGCCTGAGGGGCGAGCTGACCCGGACGACGTTCCAGCTGCGGCTGTTCGGTGAGGTGCTGGAGGAGGGCTCCTACCTCGAGGCGATCGTCGACCAGTCCGACCCCGACTGGGGCATGGGCCCGCGTCCGGACCTGCGCCGCATGCTGGTGCCGCTCGGACCGGTGCTGGTCTACGCCGCCAGCAACTTCCCGTTCGCGTTCAGCGTGGCCGGCGGCGACACCGCCTCCGGACTCGCGGCCGGCAACCCGATCATCGTCAAGGCCCACTCCGGCCACCCGCGGCTGTCCCAGCGCACCGGCGAGATCGTCCGCGGCGCACTGGCCGAGGCGGGCGCGCCGGACGGCACGTTCGACGTGATCTTCAGCTTCGAACGCGGCGTCGAGGCGCTGAAGGACCCGCGGATCAAGGCGGGCTCGTTCACCGGCTCCATTCCCGGCGGCCGGGCGCTGTTCGACATCGCCTCCCAGCGTCCGGACCCGATCCCGTTCTACGGCGAGCTGGGCAGCCTCAACCCCGTCTTCGTGACCCCGGCCGCGGTCAAGGCACGCGGGGACGAGATCGCCTCCGGCTTCGTCGGCTCGGCGACGCTCGGCGCCGGTCAGTTCTGCACCAAGCCGGGCCTGCTGTTCGTTCCCGCCGGGCACGGGCTGGACGACGCGATCGTCGCGGCGGCCGGTGACGTCCCTCCGGCCTCGCTGCTCAACAAGCGCATCGCCGAGGGCTACGGCGAGGGTCTGCCGAAGATTGTCGGCACGCCCGGGGTGACCCCGCTCGTCGAGGCGTCCGGAGTCGACGGCCTGGTGGCCGGGCCGACGCTGGTGAAGACCACCGTCCCGGTGCTGCTGGACAACGCCGACACGCTGCTGGAGGAGTGCTTCGGGCCCTTCTCGCTGGTGGTGGAGTACGACGGCCAGGACGAGCTGCGGCGGGCCGCGGAGGCCTTCGGCGGCAACCTCACCGCGACCATCCACGGCGAGGAGACCGACGCCGCTGACCTCGGCTGGCTGATGGACCTGCTGCGCGACCGGGCGGGCCGGATCCTGTGGGGCGGCTGGCCGACCGGTGTCTCGGTGACGTACGCCATGCAGCACGGCGGACCCTGGCCCGCCACCACGGCCTCGTTGCACACCTCGGTGGGCACCACCGCGATCCGCAGGTTCCTGCGGCCGGTGAGCTACCAGACGATGCCGGAGGAGCTCCTGCCGGAGGCGCTGCGCGACCGCAACGTGCTGGGCATCCCGCGCCGCGTCAACGGCACCTTGACGAAGGACGACGTGTCGGCGTGA
- a CDS encoding fumarylacetoacetate hydrolase family protein: MEIVRYADRSDRAVRVGVRRAGRVSPLAGVGSVSELLRLPLAELRGLLEGAGAGGETLDVSQVLLLPPVDGLTEVWASGVTYERSMAARVEESSQKDAYQKVYEAERPELFFKAPAWRVVTDGEPVAIRADSGLDVPEPELGVVANARGEIVGYVACNDMSSRSIEGENPLYLPQAKVYAGSCAVSTGIRPAWEIPDATALDITLAVVRDGQTAWKGETSTARMHRDLETLVDYLFRGDAHPAGAFLATGTGIIPEMSFTLAGGDRVEIEVAEVGVLSNPVVVGKEPLSWLVDALSDPFAREVAR; the protein is encoded by the coding sequence GTGGAGATCGTCCGATACGCCGATCGCAGCGACCGTGCTGTCCGGGTAGGAGTCCGACGTGCCGGCCGGGTGAGTCCGCTGGCCGGAGTCGGAAGCGTCAGCGAACTCCTCCGGCTGCCCCTCGCGGAGTTGCGCGGGCTGCTGGAAGGCGCCGGAGCCGGCGGGGAGACCCTCGACGTGTCGCAGGTGCTGCTGCTTCCGCCGGTCGACGGGCTGACCGAGGTGTGGGCCTCCGGCGTGACGTACGAGCGCTCGATGGCCGCCCGGGTGGAGGAGAGCAGCCAGAAGGACGCCTACCAGAAGGTGTACGAGGCGGAGCGCCCCGAACTCTTCTTCAAGGCTCCCGCCTGGCGCGTCGTCACCGACGGGGAGCCGGTCGCGATCCGCGCCGACTCGGGTCTGGACGTCCCCGAGCCCGAGCTGGGCGTGGTCGCCAACGCGCGCGGCGAGATCGTGGGGTACGTCGCCTGCAACGACATGAGCTCGCGCTCCATCGAGGGCGAGAACCCGCTCTATCTCCCGCAGGCCAAGGTCTACGCCGGCAGCTGCGCCGTCTCGACCGGCATCCGGCCCGCGTGGGAGATCCCCGACGCCACCGCGCTCGACATCACCCTCGCCGTCGTCCGCGACGGCCAGACCGCCTGGAAGGGCGAGACGTCGACCGCGCGGATGCACCGCGACCTGGAGACGCTGGTCGACTATCTGTTCCGCGGTGACGCCCACCCGGCCGGTGCGTTCCTCGCCACCGGCACCGGGATCATCCCCGAGATGTCGTTCACCCTCGCCGGCGGTGACCGCGTCGAGATCGAGGTCGCCGAGGTCGGCGTACTGTCCAATCCGGTGGTCGTCGGCAAGGAGCCGCTGTCGTGGCTCGTCGACGCCCTGTCCGATCCGTTCGCCCGGGAGGTAGCCCGATGA
- a CDS encoding IclR family transcriptional regulator, translating to MGRAVPAVLRALDILELFGTTEELSIPEIHAKLALPRTTVHELVGTLVERSYLAPVPGQPHRFRLGVGVFHLGSAYAERLDLAREGQAAAEEVAAACDETVHVAVLEGREVVYVAKVDSTHPVRMVSAVGRRLPAHCTAVGLMLLARLEQRTLDTLFPPGRRLPGLTGRSLTTSRQLRERLGAVRTDGLAQEYCESNEAVACVAAPVADHTGTTVAAMSISVPTVRWSPERATELAGLVREGASALSSRLGHVPTPRPDSRGGPG from the coding sequence ATGGGTCGAGCGGTCCCCGCGGTGCTCCGCGCGCTGGACATTCTCGAACTGTTCGGGACGACCGAGGAGCTGTCGATCCCGGAGATCCACGCCAAGCTCGCTCTTCCCCGTACGACCGTGCACGAGCTCGTCGGCACTCTGGTGGAACGTTCCTACCTCGCACCAGTGCCCGGCCAGCCGCACCGGTTCCGGCTCGGCGTAGGGGTGTTCCACCTCGGTTCAGCGTACGCCGAACGTCTCGACCTGGCCCGCGAGGGCCAGGCAGCCGCGGAGGAGGTCGCGGCCGCCTGCGACGAGACCGTGCACGTGGCGGTCCTGGAGGGCCGGGAGGTCGTGTACGTCGCGAAGGTGGACAGCACCCACCCGGTCCGGATGGTGTCCGCGGTCGGCCGCCGGCTGCCCGCGCACTGCACGGCGGTCGGGCTGATGTTGCTGGCCCGGCTGGAGCAACGCACCCTGGACACGTTGTTCCCGCCCGGGCGGCGGCTGCCGGGGCTGACCGGCCGCAGCCTCACCACCTCGCGGCAACTGCGCGAACGCCTCGGCGCGGTCCGCACCGACGGGCTGGCGCAGGAGTACTGCGAGTCCAACGAGGCGGTCGCCTGCGTGGCCGCGCCGGTCGCCGACCACACCGGAACCACCGTCGCGGCGATGAGCATCTCCGTCCCGACCGTCCGCTGGTCGCCCGAACGCGCCACGGAGCTGGCCGGTCTGGTCCGGGAGGGTGCGAGCGCGTTGTCCAGCCGCCTGGGACATGTCCCGACCCCGCGCCCGGACAGCCGTGGTGGACCGGGGTGA
- a CDS encoding U32 family peptidase, with protein MAGTPASHLLDILELPRGDLNDLPASAKRFPDGVRYRVEIPSTEGPRCLEAALEESERLEVPVRRISQGSGVFLLTDAELDEMAEQARSAGVEVSLFARPCAGWGTSATARSQAGGGFAAAAHGQDQVSAVLEDVVRAAEHGIRSVLIADLGVLAAFGKLRAAGHLPADMQAKVSVMLPVTNAATARVLEDLGADTLNLATDLSLAQIAAIRAVVDVPLDVYVEAPDNLGGYVRHHELPRLIEVAAPVYVKFGLRNAPDVYPAGTHLEATTVALTRERVRRARLGMDLLARHGAAEATSERNAEGLAVPVKATTA; from the coding sequence GTGGCCGGGACACCAGCGTCGCACCTGTTGGACATCCTCGAGCTTCCCCGGGGCGACCTGAACGACCTGCCCGCCTCGGCCAAGCGGTTCCCCGACGGCGTCCGCTACCGGGTGGAGATCCCGAGCACCGAGGGCCCGCGCTGCCTGGAGGCTGCGCTGGAGGAGTCCGAACGCCTGGAGGTGCCGGTACGCCGGATCTCCCAGGGCAGCGGGGTGTTCCTGCTCACCGACGCCGAGCTGGACGAGATGGCCGAGCAGGCCCGGTCCGCCGGCGTCGAGGTGAGCCTGTTCGCCCGCCCGTGCGCCGGCTGGGGCACTTCGGCCACCGCGCGTTCGCAGGCCGGCGGTGGGTTCGCGGCCGCCGCCCACGGGCAGGACCAGGTGTCCGCCGTACTCGAGGACGTCGTCCGGGCCGCCGAACACGGCATCCGCAGCGTGCTGATCGCCGACCTCGGCGTGCTGGCGGCGTTCGGGAAGCTGCGGGCCGCGGGTCACCTGCCCGCCGACATGCAGGCCAAGGTCTCGGTGATGCTGCCCGTCACCAACGCCGCGACCGCACGGGTGCTGGAGGACCTCGGTGCCGACACGCTCAACCTGGCAACGGACCTGAGCCTGGCGCAGATCGCCGCCATCCGCGCCGTGGTGGACGTACCGCTTGATGTGTACGTGGAGGCACCGGACAACCTCGGCGGCTACGTCCGGCACCACGAGCTTCCCCGGCTGATCGAGGTGGCCGCACCGGTGTATGTCAAGTTCGGCTTGCGCAACGCGCCGGACGTCTACCCCGCCGGCACCCACCTGGAAGCCACCACCGTCGCGCTCACCCGCGAACGCGTGCGGCGGGCCCGGCTCGGGATGGACCTGCTGGCCCGCCACGGTGCGGCCGAGGCGACGTCGGAACGCAACGCCGAGGGGCTCGCGGTCCCGGTCAAGGCCACCACCGCCTGA